From one Anaerococcus prevotii DSM 20548 genomic stretch:
- the ccsA gene encoding cytochrome c biogenesis protein CcsA has product MFWTLFLTLVMITGSIWAESAWGRYWAWDPKETWSLVTWIIYAIYLHLRKSRGWSGKRAAIFSIVGFISVIFTYIGVNTLLPSLHSYA; this is encoded by the coding sequence ATGTTTTGGACCTTATTTCTTACCCTAGTTATGATTACAGGATCAATTTGGGCTGAATCCGCTTGGGGCAGGTACTGGGCTTGGGATCCAAAGGAAACTTGGTCTCTTGTGACTTGGATAATATATGCAATATATCTTCACCTTAGAAAATCTAGAGGATGGAGTGGAAAAAGAGCAGCTATATTTTCGATTGTAGGATTTATATCAGTAATATTTACCTACATCGGAGTAAATACCCTCCTCCCATCCCTACATTCCTATGCATAA
- a CDS encoding ABC transporter ATP-binding protein, producing MTELVFDNVGKLFTRADKNGLTHAISDVSFKAKEKEFVSIVGPSGCGKSTMLRLIAGLIGPSFGEITLDGEKITEPRSNRGMVFQKPTLFPWLTVKENVSFSGDLAKKTDDKMVEKLLKKVGLEEFKDVYPQALSGGMAQRVSLIRTLINKPEVMLLDEPLGALDAFTRMNMQDLILDLWKEEENLNIMVTHDVDEAIYMSTKVLVMQANPGRIKKIVDIDLPYPRSRTSKEFTAYRNEIMEELNID from the coding sequence ATGACAGAATTAGTTTTTGATAATGTAGGCAAATTATTTACAAGAGCTGACAAAAATGGCTTAACTCATGCCATATCAGATGTTAGCTTTAAGGCCAAAGAGAAAGAATTCGTATCCATAGTTGGTCCTTCCGGCTGCGGTAAAAGTACAATGCTAAGACTTATAGCAGGTCTTATTGGACCAAGCTTTGGCGAAATTACCCTAGATGGAGAAAAAATCACCGAGCCAAGAAGCAACAGGGGCATGGTGTTTCAAAAGCCAACATTATTTCCTTGGCTAACAGTTAAGGAAAATGTATCCTTTTCAGGAGATCTAGCTAAGAAAACTGATGATAAGATGGTAGAGAAACTTCTAAAGAAGGTGGGCCTCGAGGAGTTTAAGGATGTCTATCCGCAAGCCCTTTCAGGAGGAATGGCCCAAAGGGTATCTCTTATAAGAACTCTAATCAACAAACCAGAGGTAATGCTTTTAGATGAGCCACTGGGAGCCCTTGATGCTTTTACTAGAATGAATATGCAAGATTTAATCCTTGACTTATGGAAAGAAGAAGAAAACCTAAACATAATGGTAACCCACGATGTGGACGAAGCAATCTACATGTCAACAAAAGTCCTAGTTATGCAGGCAAATCCTGGAAGAATTAAGAAAATAGTAGACATCGACCTCCCTTACCCAAGATCGAGGACAAGTAAGGAATTTACCGCTTACAGAAATGAAATAATGGAAGAATTAAATATTGATTAG
- a CDS encoding metallophosphoesterase family protein codes for MKEINKDREKNIIENFDISIISDPHVLASELMGPSESFIKELKVERKLVVESEGLFRRALEIVDRAGSNYLILPGDLVKEGEYKSHKLVAGYLRHWKDKDPRRKIFLTPGNHDINCHRAYDFSKDQKTKNVSPREFEEIYDFIYEDDSILEFYRDSQIFKNYLDFVNKKYNRDVEYSYYAHGYFSYVARIKKDYIDDNGLSLIMLDTSIYSADREEKNRDGRENIPGSITKEEIKWMLEKIEEAKKRKDMVIVVAHHALLPNFRNQELAFSPFIIKEWRDKFKDEDPRIDCKTPIEILADSGVKFVFTGHLHENGTAKYTSEIGNTIYDIQTGSTITYPLPSRHIKINNKTSTDHGFEVFVTTELIDDFSFTDYNGEEEIVKDAILHTMTNQLSLKEVIHNYIRIQANNPLFDKIDFKKVLIDNLRAKTGLDIPYTGYMNKIVFPNIADRFPIYSKYVGRIVISNLNYEYEFRIKALMNTLFIKASNIEEAIDIIIGQAEKILTPHFVITAMDKVSSKIFSMPIDDEGHTFYDFCNYIYQYRSTSDEDRPSYVTKMIDNINDPDYDIINIVLDYAADEINEVFDTVTGAIILKRNGSKKEFFERLIQTKGFPVNFAYKYLIRRVDSLRDLLDFFSRFITKKSSITGVDLAKTIAHSRAVRRAKMNISDKFFGQKSLRVFILALIGEMNEEMTTIYQNADLNEIDHYFNYIEYDDTKIITEE; via the coding sequence ATGAAAGAGATTAATAAAGACAGAGAAAAAAACATTATAGAAAATTTTGATATATCTATTATATCCGACCCCCATGTCCTAGCGAGTGAGCTAATGGGACCTAGCGAAAGTTTCATCAAGGAGCTTAAGGTAGAAAGAAAGCTTGTCGTAGAAAGCGAGGGACTTTTTAGGCGTGCTCTAGAAATTGTAGATAGGGCGGGTAGTAACTACCTAATCCTACCAGGAGACTTGGTCAAAGAAGGAGAGTATAAGTCTCATAAACTAGTCGCAGGTTATTTAAGACATTGGAAGGATAAAGATCCTAGGAGGAAAATCTTCCTCACACCTGGTAACCACGACATCAACTGCCACAGAGCCTATGACTTCTCTAAGGATCAGAAGACTAAAAATGTTAGTCCGAGAGAATTTGAAGAAATATACGATTTTATCTATGAGGATGATTCCATATTAGAATTTTATAGGGATAGTCAAATTTTTAAGAATTATTTAGATTTTGTCAACAAAAAATATAACAGAGATGTAGAATACTCCTACTATGCCCATGGATATTTTTCCTATGTGGCAAGGATTAAAAAAGACTATATAGACGATAATGGCTTAAGCTTAATCATGCTAGATACTTCGATTTACTCAGCTGATAGGGAAGAAAAAAATAGAGATGGAAGGGAGAATATTCCTGGATCTATTACAAAAGAAGAGATTAAATGGATGCTAGAAAAAATTGAAGAAGCTAAGAAGAGAAAGGATATGGTAATTGTCGTAGCCCACCATGCCCTCCTTCCAAACTTCAGAAATCAAGAACTTGCCTTTTCTCCTTTTATCATAAAAGAATGGAGGGATAAGTTTAAAGACGAGGATCCTAGGATTGATTGTAAGACCCCAATAGAAATACTTGCAGATAGCGGGGTTAAGTTTGTCTTTACAGGCCACCTTCACGAAAATGGAACAGCCAAATACACAAGCGAGATAGGTAATACAATCTATGATATCCAAACAGGATCGACCATAACCTACCCCCTTCCTAGTAGGCATATAAAAATAAATAACAAGACCTCGACAGATCACGGCTTTGAAGTTTTTGTTACAACAGAGCTTATAGATGATTTCTCCTTCACTGACTATAATGGCGAGGAAGAAATAGTAAAAGATGCAATCCTTCACACCATGACTAACCAGCTTAGCCTTAAAGAGGTAATCCACAACTATATTAGGATCCAAGCCAACAATCCGCTTTTTGATAAGATAGATTTCAAAAAAGTTCTTATAGATAATCTAAGGGCTAAAACTGGCCTGGATATTCCCTATACTGGTTATATGAATAAGATAGTTTTTCCAAACATTGCTGACCGTTTTCCAATCTATAGCAAGTATGTAGGAAGAATTGTTATAAGTAACTTAAACTACGAATACGAGTTTAGGATCAAGGCCTTGATGAATACACTTTTTATAAAAGCAAGTAATATCGAAGAAGCAATCGATATAATCATAGGCCAGGCTGAAAAAATCCTAACTCCTCACTTTGTGATAACCGCCATGGATAAGGTCTCATCTAAGATTTTTTCCATGCCAATCGATGATGAGGGTCATACTTTCTATGACTTTTGTAATTATATCTACCAATACAGGTCAACTAGCGATGAAGACCGTCCTTCCTATGTGACTAAAATGATTGATAATATAAACGATCCTGACTACGATATTATAAATATAGTGCTTGATTATGCGGCAGATGAGATAAATGAGGTCTTTGATACAGTTACTGGGGCCATAATCCTTAAAAGAAATGGATCTAAGAAGGAGTTTTTCGAAAGACTCATCCAAACCAAGGGTTTTCCTGTAAACTTCGCCTACAAGTATCTCATAAGAAGAGTCGATAGCCTAAGAGATCTCTTAGATTTCTTTTCAAGATTTATCACTAAAAAGTCTTCCATTACCGGGGTAGACCTTGCAAAGACGATCGCCCACTCTAGAGCTGTAAGGAGAGCTAAGATGAATATATCGGATAAGTTCTTCGGCCAAAAGTCCCTCCGTGTCTTTATCCTAGCCCTCATAGGAGAAATGAACGAGGAGATGACTACAATCTATCAAAACGCTGACCTAAACGAAATCGACCACTACTTTAACTATATCGAATACGACGATACAAAAATAATCACAGAAGAATAA
- a CDS encoding DHH family phosphoesterase yields the protein MNKEDVYVGRENIIAIMALPALASLVIFYYNQILGSVAIILTIVLFFFLRNINRKKKDDFQNYVDEMNVSFDIITKNVVFEMPFPIAIVEDDRTIKWHNTYFRDLFDKKSIVGSDIEKFLPDFSDVDFKEDGMSLPKNISIDDKILQFYYQTITNEENGKTQTFLYGIDNTYDESIKQLFKDKRLVFYSVFIDNYEDIRNSTESVDRPQVIGEIDRVINEYFKKYNCLIRKYENDRYMVISEYQDYRDIYETKFSILDGVRNIEKGNTLPPTLSIGVGIAGANPTDIYSDSREAVDIALSRGGDQAVVKLEDNYEYFGGKTRAIEKTSKVRSRVISQALRRMIQSSPDIYIMGHNNPDMDSFGSSLGVYEGTFDMGKEVYIVLNEVTRPIENMYDRVTTELDELKGNILTESEALSKISPQSLIIVTDNHRKNSTEAPALLDKSDNIFIIDHHRRGKDYIENATISYIEPYASSASELVTEILSYLDEDFKARTPIAESLLAGITVDTKNFVYQTGVRTFEAASILKRWGADSVYIKRMFKDDFEIVKYKSEVIADSFIVNDFIAIAHFKRDIDGSTLIASQAADDLLNIKGVKASFVLTISNNKIHISGRSLGDISVQLILERIGGGGHLTAAATQLDMTMENAEDMLRKAIKEYLREEEENESNTNR from the coding sequence ATGAATAAAGAAGATGTATATGTGGGAAGGGAGAATATCATTGCTATAATGGCCCTACCAGCCCTAGCTTCCCTTGTCATATTCTATTACAATCAGATACTTGGATCTGTTGCGATTATCCTAACTATTGTCCTCTTTTTCTTTTTAAGGAATATAAATAGGAAGAAGAAAGATGATTTTCAAAACTATGTGGATGAGATGAATGTATCCTTTGATATAATCACCAAAAATGTAGTCTTTGAGATGCCCTTTCCTATTGCTATAGTAGAAGATGATAGGACAATTAAGTGGCATAATACTTATTTTAGGGATTTATTCGACAAAAAATCTATCGTAGGAAGCGATATAGAGAAGTTTTTGCCAGATTTTTCTGATGTAGACTTTAAAGAAGACGGTATGAGTCTTCCGAAAAACATCAGTATAGATGATAAAATCTTGCAATTTTATTATCAGACTATAACTAATGAAGAAAATGGTAAGACTCAGACATTCCTTTATGGAATCGACAATACTTATGATGAGTCTATCAAGCAACTTTTTAAGGATAAGAGACTGGTATTTTATTCTGTATTCATCGATAACTATGAAGATATCAGAAATTCTACAGAGTCTGTCGACAGACCCCAGGTTATTGGAGAAATTGATAGAGTTATCAATGAGTATTTCAAAAAGTACAATTGCTTAATCCGTAAATACGAAAATGACAGATACATGGTTATAAGCGAGTATCAAGATTACAGGGACATTTACGAGACTAAGTTTTCAATCCTTGACGGGGTAAGAAATATTGAAAAGGGAAATACCCTCCCACCAACCCTATCTATCGGGGTAGGAATTGCGGGAGCAAACCCAACAGATATTTACTCTGATTCTAGAGAGGCTGTAGATATTGCCCTATCTCGTGGAGGAGACCAGGCTGTCGTCAAGCTTGAAGATAATTATGAATATTTTGGTGGAAAGACTAGAGCAATAGAAAAGACTAGCAAGGTAAGGTCTAGGGTAATATCTCAAGCCCTAAGGCGAATGATTCAATCATCACCAGATATTTATATTATGGGACACAATAACCCAGATATGGATTCTTTCGGCTCATCTCTTGGAGTCTATGAAGGAACTTTTGATATGGGAAAAGAAGTTTATATCGTATTAAATGAGGTTACTAGACCAATTGAAAACATGTACGATAGGGTAACGACAGAGCTAGATGAACTTAAGGGAAATATCCTTACAGAAAGTGAAGCACTTAGCAAAATTAGCCCACAATCATTGATAATTGTAACAGATAATCACAGGAAAAACTCAACCGAAGCACCAGCCCTTCTAGATAAAAGCGACAATATTTTTATTATCGACCATCATAGAAGAGGCAAGGATTATATAGAAAATGCTACTATTTCCTATATAGAGCCTTATGCATCAAGTGCATCTGAGCTTGTAACAGAAATCCTATCTTATCTTGACGAAGACTTTAAGGCTAGGACTCCTATAGCGGAAAGTCTCCTTGCAGGTATAACAGTAGATACCAAAAATTTTGTCTACCAGACTGGTGTTAGGACCTTTGAGGCAGCCTCAATTCTTAAAAGATGGGGAGCCGATTCTGTTTATATCAAAAGAATGTTTAAAGATGATTTTGAAATAGTAAAATATAAGTCAGAGGTTATAGCAGATTCATTTATAGTTAATGATTTCATAGCCATAGCCCACTTCAAAAGAGATATCGATGGATCAACACTAATTGCTTCTCAAGCGGCTGATGATCTGTTAAATATAAAGGGAGTTAAGGCAAGCTTTGTCCTTACTATATCCAATAATAAAATTCACATTTCAGGTAGAAGCTTAGGAGATATATCGGTACAATTAATACTAGAGCGTATCGGAGGCGGTGGTCACTTAACAGCTGCTGCTACCCAACTAGATATGACTATGGAAAATGCTGAAGACATGTTAAGAAAAGCAATTAAAGAATATTTAAGAGAGGAAGAAGAAAATGAAAGTAATACTAACAGATAA
- a CDS encoding ammonia-forming cytochrome c nitrite reductase subunit c552: protein MKKKILSLLSAITFVFLLSSCSNDSEIKTADDWKEKYPDVYATYQANADMSETKYGGSVQVDYLEEYPNLKEFYDGYGFSKQYDRARGHTYALEDVLNTKRPKAGASCLACKSADFVVALEKGGVDVNVMDFDEFVENNPDMSTISCYDCHMNDVPSLQVTRSHTQKAIEKGEIPTNADLETITCAQCHVEYYQDPETKEVIMPTKYGLETDDMLKYYDEIEFKDWEHPQTKAPMLKAQHPEFETFHGSVHQQAGLTCIDCHMPEVEGEDGKMVKSHHWTSPLKNKETLENTCLSCHAGKTSDELIAWVEEVQGEVYDRTNEVSDKLKVYIDELALHIEKGDLSDEDKAKLQDIHRKAQFKWDFVFVENGEGFHNSTSAHKNLDEAEALIDEGMEILDKYK, encoded by the coding sequence ATGAAAAAGAAAATATTAAGCCTTCTATCTGCTATTACATTTGTATTTTTACTTTCATCATGCTCTAATGATAGTGAGATTAAGACTGCAGATGATTGGAAGGAGAAGTATCCAGATGTATACGCTACATACCAGGCCAATGCCGATATGAGTGAAACTAAATATGGTGGTTCTGTCCAAGTAGACTATCTAGAAGAATATCCTAACCTTAAAGAATTCTATGATGGTTATGGCTTTAGCAAGCAATACGACAGGGCAAGAGGACATACATACGCTCTAGAAGATGTACTCAATACTAAAAGGCCAAAGGCTGGTGCAAGTTGCTTGGCTTGTAAGAGTGCTGATTTTGTAGTGGCCTTAGAAAAAGGTGGAGTGGATGTAAATGTTATGGATTTTGATGAATTTGTAGAAAATAATCCAGATATGTCAACCATATCTTGCTATGATTGCCATATGAATGATGTGCCAAGTCTACAAGTTACAAGAAGCCATACCCAAAAGGCAATAGAGAAGGGAGAGATCCCAACTAATGCTGATCTTGAAACCATAACTTGTGCCCAATGTCACGTTGAATACTACCAAGATCCTGAAACCAAAGAAGTTATAATGCCAACCAAATACGGTCTAGAAACAGACGATATGTTAAAGTATTATGACGAAATTGAATTTAAGGATTGGGAACATCCTCAGACCAAAGCGCCTATGCTTAAGGCTCAACACCCAGAGTTTGAGACCTTCCACGGATCAGTTCACCAACAAGCAGGCCTTACTTGTATAGACTGTCACATGCCAGAAGTTGAAGGCGAAGATGGAAAGATGGTTAAGTCCCACCACTGGACAAGTCCACTCAAAAACAAAGAGACTCTAGAAAATACCTGCCTATCTTGTCACGCTGGAAAGACTTCAGATGAGCTAATAGCTTGGGTAGAAGAAGTTCAAGGCGAAGTTTATGATAGGACAAATGAGGTTAGTGATAAACTAAAAGTATATATCGATGAACTAGCCCTTCATATCGAAAAGGGAGACTTATCAGATGAGGATAAGGCAAAACTTCAAGATATCCATAGGAAAGCACAGTTTAAATGGGATTTTGTCTTTGTAGAAAATGGAGAAGGATTCCACAATTCTACAAGTGCTCACAAAAACTTAGATGAAGCTGAAGCTCTAATCGATGAAGGTATGGAAATTTTAGATAAGTACAAATAA
- the resB gene encoding cytochrome c biogenesis protein ResB, whose product MKNDNIIKRIFKSFYTMKFGIILLIVIALVSLIGTVIPQGNDPTFYRQGYSPLMAEVILAFNFDNLFFSKWYIFLTGLLLVNLFLCSINRARPIIKASFKDPDISKKIKNLDKFIEIKSESNDEKLFKDLGFGTFKEEEIDGKKIRYKFSNKIGHLGSWLTHLSIIIIILSFGCGRYLGFDEYVYGVPGETLELENSDYQIKIDNYNVLFREDFTVEQYITEMTILDKDGKSVKEGTSMVNHPLRFDKFSVYQNSTGWAVDALLFKDKKSYKEKILYNSEVFVEDDKKIALQLVDFYPDFDSANPTKPKTKSPFLKHPVALYALFYDGERVDMGLNHVGDPIEWEEYTFVLENPKMFTLLQVADDPGTSFALVGGAILLVGLFLAFYMNPKEMIVIEENGRKRLFVKQAKNDKIFERKIEKILEEMELR is encoded by the coding sequence ATGAAAAATGATAATATAATAAAGAGAATATTTAAGTCTTTTTATACTATGAAATTTGGAATTATTCTTTTGATTGTAATAGCCCTAGTCTCATTAATAGGAACTGTTATACCTCAAGGAAATGATCCGACTTTCTATAGGCAAGGCTATTCTCCGCTGATGGCTGAAGTGATCCTAGCCTTTAACTTTGATAATTTATTCTTTTCTAAATGGTATATATTTCTCACAGGACTTTTACTAGTAAACCTATTCTTGTGCTCAATTAATAGGGCAAGACCAATTATAAAGGCATCCTTTAAAGATCCAGATATTAGTAAGAAAATTAAAAACTTGGATAAATTTATTGAAATTAAGAGTGAAAGTAATGATGAGAAATTATTTAAGGACTTGGGCTTTGGAACATTTAAGGAAGAAGAAATAGATGGAAAGAAAATACGCTACAAATTTTCCAACAAGATTGGTCATTTAGGTTCCTGGCTTACCCACCTATCAATAATTATAATAATACTCTCCTTTGGCTGCGGTAGATATCTAGGCTTTGACGAATATGTATATGGAGTCCCTGGAGAGACCTTAGAACTTGAAAATTCTGACTATCAGATAAAAATTGACAATTATAATGTATTATTTAGAGAAGATTTTACGGTGGAGCAATATATTACAGAGATGACGATCCTTGATAAGGATGGTAAAAGCGTAAAAGAGGGCACATCCATGGTCAACCATCCCTTAAGATTTGATAAATTTAGCGTATATCAGAACTCAACCGGATGGGCTGTGGATGCACTTTTATTTAAAGATAAGAAGTCCTATAAGGAGAAAATTCTCTATAATTCTGAGGTTTTTGTAGAAGACGATAAGAAAATCGCCCTCCAATTAGTAGACTTCTATCCAGATTTCGATTCTGCTAATCCAACCAAGCCAAAGACAAAATCTCCTTTCTTGAAACATCCCGTTGCCCTATACGCACTTTTTTATGATGGAGAAAGGGTTGACATGGGACTTAATCATGTGGGAGATCCTATCGAATGGGAAGAGTACACTTTTGTCCTGGAAAATCCTAAGATGTTTACCCTCCTTCAAGTTGCGGATGATCCTGGAACTTCATTTGCCCTTGTCGGTGGAGCAATCCTTCTTGTTGGCTTATTCTTGGCCTTTTATATGAATCCTAAAGAGATGATTGTAATAGAGGAAAATGGTAGGAAGAGATTGTTTGTCAAACAAGCAAAAAACGACAAGATTTTTGAAAGAAAAATAGAAAAAATACTAGAAGAAATGGAGCTTAGATGA
- a CDS encoding ABC transporter permease, whose protein sequence is MQDSKFLNENLKEKLTAKDLEKLESGDEKPSIIGLFIPLVFAVLAILEFIYVKNYDPNIGITRLYPTFLMILGGIYLLSLLISLKFEKIRDTLNKYWPLYTAIFLIFIVFDLLTLKFNILQLPYFPWLDKVFNSMAADKSYLLESVISSLKLLFTGYIIGGLLGIITGILAGYFEKVNYWIDPILKLLGPIPTTTWLPLVMVLAINLFQGAVFIIALGVWFQVTLATITGIRNVDPAFYEAARTLGATNKDMVRRIAIPSAMPNIFQGLVSAMSAACNALIVAEMMGVESGLGWYITWKSSWADYTAMYGAIILLAVTFVIVNILIKKLSDRVLVWKNEGAI, encoded by the coding sequence ATGCAAGATAGCAAATTTCTTAATGAAAATTTAAAAGAAAAGCTAACTGCAAAAGACTTAGAAAAACTAGAAAGTGGTGATGAAAAGCCTTCTATTATTGGGCTTTTCATTCCTCTAGTCTTTGCAGTCTTAGCCATTCTAGAATTTATATATGTTAAAAATTATGATCCAAATATAGGAATTACAAGGTTATATCCAACTTTTCTAATGATTCTAGGAGGAATTTACCTACTTTCCCTTCTAATATCATTAAAGTTTGAAAAGATTAGAGATACCTTGAATAAATATTGGCCTTTATATACGGCGATTTTCCTTATATTTATTGTATTTGACCTATTGACATTGAAATTTAATATATTACAATTGCCATATTTCCCATGGTTAGATAAGGTATTTAATTCAATGGCAGCTGATAAGTCCTATCTCCTAGAATCAGTAATATCATCCCTTAAACTTCTCTTTACTGGTTATATTATAGGAGGACTCTTGGGAATAATTACAGGAATTCTTGCGGGTTACTTCGAGAAGGTTAACTACTGGATTGATCCAATTCTAAAACTTCTTGGACCAATTCCTACAACAACTTGGCTTCCACTAGTTATGGTTCTTGCTATTAATTTATTCCAAGGGGCTGTATTTATCATAGCCTTGGGAGTTTGGTTTCAAGTTACTCTTGCAACTATTACAGGAATTAGAAATGTTGACCCTGCCTTTTATGAGGCAGCAAGGACCTTAGGAGCGACTAACAAGGACATGGTAAGAAGAATAGCAATACCATCTGCGATGCCAAATATCTTCCAAGGTCTAGTATCTGCGATGAGTGCAGCTTGTAACGCCCTAATCGTTGCGGAGATGATGGGAGTTGAGTCAGGTCTTGGTTGGTATATAACATGGAAGAGTTCATGGGCAGACTACACTGCTATGTATGGAGCTATAATCCTACTAGCTGTAACCTTCGTTATAGTTAATATCTTAATTAAAAAGCTAAGCGATAGGGTGCTCGTTTGGAAGAATGAGGGGGCAATATAA
- a CDS encoding ABC transporter substrate-binding protein: MKNKKLLAALLIASMSLTACVKNGEDEKIDSKIETSQENMQGENLLDKEHSIKDEPRYGSKIRIGFDGDLCIAGQNIAEIEGYYKEKGLDVEFVNTKQGKDALGTGQIDAMTGEFGGLLVPATKGLNYVFSTSNHSGCKSLYVLDESSYKETKDLENEAVAVTNGIGNSGHNTLLRFLSHDGIDSDKISVKPVDPSAVIQALESGEIKGAVLDDQFAQEFLQAGKIRPIRSLTTDEDFKDEVCCVTAFNRDFVEQNPMIAELVAEQIARGSHYVADNPEDALKKLQDNNLAAGDSKVATELLKTYDYSLDNEDGLETIRAYFDDYKKLGLIDDSKSTDDYIKEYWIPLGNGEVEVVE, encoded by the coding sequence ATGAAAAATAAGAAATTATTAGCTGCTTTACTAATAGCTTCAATGAGCTTAACAGCTTGTGTGAAAAATGGGGAAGACGAAAAAATAGATTCAAAGATAGAAACTAGCCAAGAAAACATGCAGGGAGAAAATCTTTTAGATAAAGAACACAGTATAAAAGATGAGCCAAGGTACGGAAGTAAAATTAGGATTGGTTTTGATGGAGATCTTTGTATAGCAGGCCAAAATATAGCAGAAATAGAAGGATACTACAAGGAAAAGGGTCTTGATGTAGAATTTGTAAATACAAAACAAGGTAAAGACGCTTTAGGAACTGGCCAAATTGATGCAATGACAGGAGAGTTTGGTGGACTATTAGTTCCAGCAACTAAGGGACTTAACTATGTCTTCTCAACATCCAACCACTCAGGTTGTAAGTCACTTTATGTTCTAGATGAAAGTTCATATAAAGAAACCAAAGACTTGGAAAATGAAGCTGTTGCTGTAACAAATGGTATAGGTAACAGTGGACATAACACTCTTTTAAGATTCCTATCTCACGATGGAATAGATTCAGACAAGATTAGCGTTAAACCTGTAGATCCTTCTGCAGTAATCCAAGCTTTGGAAAGTGGGGAGATAAAAGGAGCAGTACTTGATGACCAATTTGCCCAAGAATTCTTACAAGCAGGCAAAATTAGGCCTATAAGATCTCTTACAACAGATGAAGATTTCAAGGACGAAGTATGCTGTGTAACAGCATTTAACAGAGATTTCGTCGAGCAAAACCCAATGATTGCTGAACTTGTTGCAGAGCAAATCGCAAGGGGAAGTCACTACGTAGCTGATAATCCAGAGGATGCTTTAAAGAAACTTCAAGATAATAACCTAGCTGCTGGAGATTCTAAAGTTGCTACAGAACTACTTAAAACTTATGATTACAGCCTAGATAACGAAGATGGACTTGAAACAATCAGGGCTTACTTTGATGATTATAAGAAATTAGGTCTAATTGATGATAGCAAATCTACAGATGACTATATCAAAGAATACTGGATACCACTAGGAAATGGAGAAGTCGAAGTAGTTGAATAA
- the rplI gene encoding 50S ribosomal protein L9, with protein sequence MKVILTDNIVRVGVKGDLVDVKPGYFRNFLDPQGKAVKATKENMAELEKMREELKKEEAENRKEAEALKEKIEALTITKQVRVGEDDKLFGSVTNKDIAESLAEEGIEIDRKRIEGVENIEGLGEFVLNARLYEGVNADLKVNVVAEEA encoded by the coding sequence ATGAAAGTAATACTAACAGATAATATTGTAAGAGTTGGAGTTAAGGGAGACCTTGTAGATGTAAAGCCAGGATATTTCAGAAATTTCCTTGATCCTCAAGGAAAAGCTGTAAAGGCAACAAAAGAAAACATGGCTGAACTTGAAAAAATGAGAGAAGAACTTAAGAAGGAAGAAGCAGAAAACAGAAAAGAAGCTGAAGCTCTTAAGGAAAAAATCGAAGCTTTAACAATCACAAAACAAGTTAGAGTTGGAGAAGATGACAAACTATTCGGATCAGTTACAAACAAAGACATTGCTGAAAGCCTAGCAGAAGAAGGAATCGAAATCGACAGAAAGAGAATCGAAGGTGTTGAAAATATCGAAGGCCTTGGAGAATTCGTTCTTAACGCAAGACTTTATGAAGGAGTAAATGCTGACCTTAAAGTTAATGTAGTAGCTGAGGAAGCTTAA
- the ccsA gene encoding cytochrome c biogenesis protein CcsA, which yields MMDLLRLENILFYIGLFGYLVSMVLFILLFVNKIEKLGKIAKNIFLIAFISHTLALFVRGINAGRIPLSNQYEFATAFAWGIALCYLIFERKFNLLAMGTFVSPILFLIIGYAAMRDKSVRPLMPALDSKWLAVHVSLAIISYGAFAVACGV from the coding sequence ATGATGGATTTATTGAGATTAGAAAACATCTTATTTTATATAGGACTATTTGGATATTTGGTGTCCATGGTTTTATTCATACTATTATTTGTAAATAAAATTGAGAAATTGGGAAAGATTGCTAAGAATATATTTTTAATAGCCTTCATATCCCACACCCTAGCCCTATTTGTGAGGGGAATTAATGCAGGAAGAATTCCTCTGTCAAACCAATATGAGTTTGCTACAGCATTCGCCTGGGGAATTGCGCTTTGTTACTTAATATTCGAAAGGAAATTTAATCTTCTTGCCATGGGGACTTTCGTAAGTCCAATTCTATTTTTGATAATAGGCTATGCGGCTATGAGGGATAAGTCAGTTAGGCCTCTAATGCCAGCTTTAGATAGTAAGTGGCTAGCAGTTCACGTTTCCCTTGCCATAATTTCCTACGGAGCTTTTGCGGTAGCATGTGGTGTATAG